The segment TGCCAGCCTCTGCACCGCACACTATCACAGCATAGAAGCAATGTAAGCCCCAATTTGCTGTGGATGGAGCGGTCGCTCTTTTGACACAGCAGCTGGCAGCTTAATGACATTCTGTATATGCGAGGTATATAAGAGTTACAGGCAGTAACAAACTCAACTTGAGAGTGTAAAAGTTTCTGAGTTAGAAAAGTGTCAGTTTTCAATAGATTATGTCAATGTGACATCACAGAGTCTTAACTGCTCATGTGTGAAAATTGAGCTGGAGACCAGGCCATACGTCTATGGTAGAATTTCCCTCTTTAATTGTCATAATTtagatgttttgacctggtttatggttaattttTCTATAAAACTGGAAATAGCCACAGAAATAAAAGCTGATCAACTTTAATGCCATCTCTGTCAGCACAACAGTTTCAATATGGGATGGCATAATTACGTGAAAGGCGTAGAATAAAGATGTGTACTGTATACACAAAATGACAGAGGGCACGAGGCGAGCTTCTGCTAGTACTCTCAAAGAAGGAGCAGTTTGTCAAGTAAAAAAACTGAAGTCAGTCAAAGTGACTGAAATGTGAGTGATATGAAATTAAAATATGGACTTTTCCTTGCTTTTGAGTTGAGTATCACCTGACTAACTATGTAATTAGTTTGGCTATATTTGATTCCAATTTGCTTCTACTggtattttaaaagtatttttaaaatacatatcatAAATTAAAAGACTGCTTTTCTTGATTTTAAGAAAAAAGTGAACCATAGGGTTGCTCAGTACTCCTGTGCTGGCAGTAGTAAAGAGCATTCTGTGGGACAGGCGGACAGAATTActcctttaaaaaaattaagaaaaatctataaataaattAGATAAACACTGAAACTTTTGTGATGAAACCTTTTGgtgaattgaataaatgcagcttTTGTGAGTATTTAAGAATTAATAAGGTCTGGTAACAGTAAACACGCACACTAAAGATCAAGCCAAGCTCCAGAGTATAAAGGAAAACAtctgaaaaaatgaaatatcttCTGAGGGTTATATGAAGCCATTTTCAAAATGGTCCGACATTTCAATTTTTGaataatatttgtgtttaaagttgcactatatcttttctggtgaaggggcagccacctgctggtctccatagagatgttattttgTCTATATTATTCAACAGCATGACATtatacttatctatctccaaaCAAACAAGGTTACAGGTTggatctgtgtagaggcaagcccccTCAGTGGGAAGTATGCATGCTTTACAAAGTATTGTTGatgaataaaatgattaaagtaattattattaagtaattaaataaatgtaagctaTGAAAGATAAGCTTAATGTCATAGGCGCGTAGCATTCTATACAGagtaacacctccatggagacaaacagatagtGGACTAATAATTGAATATTttactaaagtacattttaatagttGACTACACCATTGCagagaaacacatttaatatgGTCAATGTTTTGTACAATAAATGAACAGGCCAAAGCACTGAGGCtgaaaattattatttacaaaaatcTGACATAAGAAATGTAAAGATCACTGAATATTTATGAGTCAGTCACTGAGGCAGTCATTTTAGCTGCCATCTGCTGCGGCCATTTCTCACAAGAGTAAATACAACGTGCATGATACACAATTTGTGTTTTCACAATGTTACCACCAACTACTCCTATTCACTATTTTAACATTCCTTATAATTTTGAATCTGGCAGGTGCTCAATATTTATGACATTAACAAGTTTGTTTGTCAAACCAAATTGTGTTACCATCAAAACACCAATTAGCCATAGCTAACCGTACACACCTTCCTCCAATATCTCACCATGGACTTATGACCGCCTCTTAACCGTGACCACCTCTGAATTATGGCCACCTCTGATCTGTGAAATTTTCCCCTCTCTATTCTATGATTTGAGTCATGGTGCGGTTCACTTACAAGGACATCTTTGGAGGACCATAGAGGCTAATTGGCTTTTCTGATCATTGTATTTGACACAAGAATATAATTAGTGGCAGTCAGTGTATAAGTGAGTCAAATTTCAGACTAAGCCTGTGTGTGCAggattttttaataaatattttttttctttgcacccCTGATGACCAACCGGGAAAAAGGCCCCATACCTTCTCACTCATAGATCGAACAATGTTGACATTTCAtgtctatggtagggggcgctatagtgtacACTATTCAAATACTCTATAGTCCATTATATTCAAATCAGGATCACACATAATTGATTCCAATTGGAGGTCTTTAGGCCAATGACTGTGACCATAAGAAGTCATCAATTCAACAGGAAATGAAGATCTTTTTTCACCAGCGTGCTCCGCAGAAACCATAAGGAGCATCCCAGAAAAACTGAGAACTTTTGAAAACCTATGTCATTACATATGGCATGTCAAATCTGATTGGATTGCTCATTTGGATCAAAAACTAAATAGGTTTCATACAAAGGCAGTAAAAGTGACAGAAGTtgaatccaatatggccgacttcttgTTCATCACAGCACAGGACCTTACCACTGTTTTGAATTTCATGAGTTTTCTACAAAATGTGCCTGTTCCCGTCCCCAGTGGGGTCAAATTTGACCAGTTGgagatagaggtatgttctcaatGAGTTTTTGGTTAAGGATGATGTGTGGAATATGTATAACAAATTTCAGTGatctatgattttttttttcatcccagttaaccaaaaccatgtcttgaaatattacatttttcagaTTGGCTCCATGAAAATGATAGTTTGAGATGGCATTACTGATccatctttcattattttttctcagtgtcttcactcaaaattagagctcattAAGTTCTGATTTTCTATACTGATTACTGGCTTGTCCAttgttgtttattatttgttttgttgttttttctcctATAAGGGTAATagatacagtcatgtgactttctcacactgtgccccatcacaaataagccACCTGTAGactttttcacaagtccacaacaaacAGATCTTGTGTaaattttttaatataaacgtttaagagggcgctagagagccatttagTTAGATAGcaccttgatttgcatatcattgtgttcagctcacaaatctGCACACTCtctattggcttttttgctcaTCAAGTTCTAATTTTCGAAACCCGTCAGTGGCATGTCCATTCtcgtttactacttgatttagCAATTTTCCGGGCTCCGGACGTGGTTTTAATTAGCCCCTTGCTGGGACGTTGTCCTTGGCTCGGGACTAATAAGAAACTGATCAGGAACAATGCCCTTCTCAATTACTTCAATTACTTTTTTACTGACTTGGgccaataaatacataactaaATTTTGTAGTCACAACTGCACACTAGgaatctgattattatcagattttttttgtagctaaaacattattaaaatgtaaacagcaaaatcatctgATTTCATTTTGATCATGGTCCCTCTTATTATTCACACTCACATGTGCAGTTTGCCTGTCCTTTGACTTTGGTAAGCTTGTAACCACAACCATTGAGTGTATTGAAATAGTTTTGAGATCTGCACATTATTGCATAACCATCTTATTTGTATCAACAAAGTCAATATTGTGTGAATCAGGTTTAGAGTGACAAACTTGGTTGCAGATAAAATCATTGTCATGATTGTGGCTGCTTCAATCTGTCACAGAATCCATATTTTTTCCATGGCAAATCAACTGTGTACAGGCCTGTTACATcaatactttttcattttcCCACAATCTTTCAAAGAAAAAGACTGTTTACTTAACAAAAAATGCTTGGCAAATACTACAAGAAAGTCCATCAGTCTGACACCAATCAAgagttacataaaaaaaaaaacttctgatGTCTTGTCTCTTCCTTGAAATTCTATTTTCCTGTAGATTCTCAGATCACATTTATACACAAGTGTTTGTCTACAGACCATAACATTTCTATGTCTGCATTGTATCGTGAGTCACATTCACTTTATTCTGATCATTTTGTTGTCGCCAAATATTATTTCTGTACATCATCCCCCTCAGTTCAAGTCTTGCATGGTCATTGTATCATCCATTTTCAGTGTTATAAGCCGCCGTTACTGTCTCTTTACTTCTTCCTCTTAAGTTTGTTGTTAAACTACAAAGTATTCCCTCTTTGGCCCTCTCCTTCTTGTTTCTCAGCAGTGGAGGATTTTGATGAAGGCCTTACGAAACTCAATGTTGAAAGTGGTGTAGATGACAGGGTTGACAGCGCTGTTGAGATATCCCAGCCAAGTGACAGCGCTGTACAGTGAGGGAGTGATGCAGCAGCTGGAGCAGTGAGCCTTAAGTACATGGGTCAGAAAGAACGGCAGCCAGCAGATGATGAAAACACCTGGGGAACAGAACGGAATGTTTATACAGTATAAAGACTACAAAGTCAAGGAAACAAAAAGCcattacagtacattttttatttttttaaacaatctgGTGTGATGTGAAAACATTACTGAAATGGGAAATACACGAGTAGCATGTCGATGTAATTCATTTGTTCAGGAGCGGTCCATGGTATGAAAAGATTTCAAAGGTAGATCTGTTTCTGAAATCAACACATTTCAATTAACCATTGGGAAGCCATTGATAATTTGTCATAATCAGAATTTACtttatgattttaaaaacactttccaGATGACTATATTTGAAACCTTTGATCTAAGTGCCAATGTTCTTTTGAGACGTCAATTTTAGTCTGAGCAACCCCCATTACATTTGCTTCTAGTCACATCTGGATACATTTGGCTTTCAAGCCTAGATAAGATGTTCGTTTTTAGCCCATGGAGACAGGCCTTCCCTGGATAATCACTGTGTTGACAGTGATGCTTACACACTTATTTATGGTCAATTAGGTCACCTTTTCACCTAATTCCATTTTAGTCGGAACAGAAGGTGAAGTAGTAACCAAGGTGTAGCTTCTTTTTTAatatagattttcttttctcaCATCTTTCTGTTAATGGTAAAGGTTAATGGACTGATACCGGTACTATACTAGTAAATAGACTCCCCTCACCAAGCACAATAGCGAGCATCTGTGTGGCTTTGCGCTCTTTCTGTTGTGAAAGCCTTCCTCTCACTCGGTCTTTATTGAGACCCCACTTGTCTCTGCCCGTGCTCCTTTCCCTACAGCCCTCACGGCCCCTCATGCCGTCTTCTAAGGTGGCAGAACGGGGCATGAGAGCTGAGCGGGACACTgtggcgggcaggacaggagaCGGGCCAActgagatggacagagagatcCTGGCACGACCAGCGTGGCCAGAGGTTTGTGGAGCAACTGGAGGACTCAGAGTCTGTTCCGTCTGTGGCAAGAACTGACCAGGCTCCAACTCCAGAGGGTGGACCAGAGCCTCTTTCACCAGAGTCTGGAAACAAGAcataactttaaaatgtgtgcaTATGAAATTGTGTCAGTGCCAAAATAGTATTGCATTGTTGTGAACTTGCCACATAATACGTAATATAATCAAAGATTCAGTCCAATTTGACAACTCACAACTTTCTTTCTTGGCGCAGCGGCAGTAGATGGTCTAAGTATCAATGTGCAGAGCTTAACATCTTCTGGCTGTGTACATTTATTCTGAAATAGAACAGATTTAGTAGATGTAGTAAGTACGCAAAACAATGTTATTGTTCACATTTACTTACATTCACTTACTAAACATATAAATATGATAtagaacataaaacaaaaataacactcACATTGATACCTAGGGTGGCATTATGTGATGATATTTTTGCTGGTTTTATGTGTATGATTTCTTCAGAATATAAATTTTTATTTGCACTGCCAAATTATATCAAGAGCCCAGTGACGTATAAAATGAAAGATTATGAAATTTATCCACTGCaaatgttttgatatttttggcaACCTACTGAGACGTACGATCTCTCAacaaatgattttattatttgagTAGAGTGCACTCTGGTATCGGATAGTGGTACCAATCCAGGAAATTTTGCTGGATCGAATATTCGTTCGCGATATCGGTTCAGCTAATATCCTGATTGTGCCAATTTATAGGCTGGTGTAGGCCTAGAATGTCTCAGGATGTTAGATATACTTTGATAAATATTAATTACATAACATACATAATTTtgtaataagttaactgtgtttttggTAGAGATGCACCAGCTGGTATTGGATATCAGCACCAATACTGGGAAATTTGATGGATTggatatcagcttccaaatatcagGTCagccaatatatatatattgaaaccagtatcggaactgaaaaagctggatagGTGCACCTctattttttggggaaaaaatgcaATTCTCAGTCCTTGAACTGGTACTGGTTAATATTGGGCCTCTGCAGATACTTACAGCCAAAGTATTGATATCGATATCAGAGCTGGATAGGTATATCCTGAAATGTGTTATAAGGGGTTTGCCAGCTGTGTCTGTGCCAACTGAATATTTATGACAAATGTTATCTTAAAGTCACTGTGCCCCATTAGTAGGTAAATATTTAGAGCTTAATTCTTCTTTTTTAAGTAAAGCTGATGATATTTACCTTCCGATGCCTGTGTGGTTCTGCCCCCTCAGGGCCACCTGCTGCATGGAGGCCGTGCCTGCGCGGGGGAGCAGTGCGTCGACCACGTTTACGTAGGACCACACAGATCTGAGCGTACACCAATAGCGTGACAATAAAGGGAACGTAAAAGGAGGCGACAGACGAGTAAACCACAAAGGCAGGGTCTGCAAAGCTGCATGTGGTGCCATCTCGACTGGCTaatgacaaaaagaaaaaggactACTTGGAAAATGCAAATACAACATACAAATGTAGACAGCATTATGCTTTAGATAGTTCAAAGAGAATAATGATAATAAGTAAAAATGACCCCTTAAAAGTCttgaaatgtcttttgaaaaacatttacacaacaaCGCACTTACACATGTTCTTTTTTTACCTTGAAGCCTGGTTCACAGAATTTGTTTGATGATCTTGTATTACACCTGTCCTTGTGCttacattatttaaaaagatGAGTCAGTTTGTGTGACGTGTTGACAACACTCGGATGGCGTAGGTGAATCCATTTGTTTTCAGGTCAGTCTTCCCTTCACTGCATGGAAATTCAATAATTGTTTCTTGCATCCCCCTTTAACTAAGTTAATATTTATTTCTATACGACTCAGGGGTTGGTGAATTGTTTATAAGGTcttatttaccattttaaacagcAATTCAGTGATGGGTTCACAAGCCTCTCAAAATATGggccattattcattcactgtaCACTATTCAGTTATCCCAGTATATTGGCTTATTTCTTTTACAGACccatttttacacataatttCTTTGCAGTTGATGATAGATGTACTTTATAATTCACAATAACATAACATAGTTCAGTTTATGTAGTTCACTTTATTCAAGTAAACATTAAAACTTCCAAACCCTCCACACAGTGGATTTACCTGTTGGAAGTGGAAAAGAACTGAAACAGAAGCCTAGTGAcatgtgttgtttgtttgtgttatcATAGATTGATTGTTAAACTTCAAAACAGATGgttggtttaaaaacacagttgcgAAAGCCAAATAAATCAAAGTGAGTAGTGTCTGTAATATTTTTTGAGCTTGCAAGTTATGCATCATCAGATTTGGAGTTCAGTACAGCCATTTTAAAAGACACTAGAGAGAAGGGATGATATAGAATATTTTACCTGTGTTGTTGAGTCCAAATAGCAAGGGGCAGGAGATGGCAAAAGACAGAAACCACACAACAGCAATCATCACAGCCACCCTCCTCCTGGAGCTGTAGCGCGTGTTGTAGAGCAGCGGCATGGCTACTGCTGTGTATCTGTGACAATACAGACAGACACATGAGTACACTCTTTCAATAAGAGGCCTACACTCTATTTGTAAATGCATACTCATTCATGAACTGTCACTATTTGATCCCTTTGACATGTCTGTGCATTTTAAACAAAGCACAAAAGGGCTTATGTAGTGGTACTTGTTACATAACAAATGTACTGTGTACTTCAAGAAATGACGTTAACGAGTATATTATGCAGAGTTGTATCAAAGAACCTACTCCAGTCTGGGTATAAGATAATCTGAATATTAAACATGCATAAATTATGCATAATGTCAGTATGGAAGAGTAGGTTAATTTCAGTTATCAAAAGACAAAGTAACAATGATGTGGATTGTGGTCTGTAAAGATTACAGCACTACATGTTTTACTTCTGGTAACTAGTACACATTCATGATTTGCACAAGGGAAACTTTaatcagttatttttatttagtttggtttagttattgtttttttttttacctaggAATGGTCCAGTCACAATCTTTCACACAAGTAgtatattttataaaacaacttaaataaagttttgatgttttatttggacATCAGTGATTAGCTTGGGTCTTTATAATtgagaggtccacagccaagcCGAGTTCAGACACAGGAGGAATACATTTACCTACTTTTTGTATTACATGGCAAGTATTACACaactgtattgtttatgttcagaaaataatattgaaaacaggttttatttgtttttaatgagacaaaataaaataataaatcgtgattgatcaatatgaagattttttttttttgtcacaccTCTTAGGCCTAATTTCATGGATgatgatgaatgaatgaatttaaacTTCCTGAACCAATGTAGCTTTGACGTGTCACTTTAGTCGAGGAATCAGTGGCAGGTGCAGGCAGCCTGCCCTCTGGAAGTCTGCTTGCTTCCTGCTGTCCTCATAAAGAGGAAGAAAACCAAATCAGCTAGTCTCCTTGATCTAAGGAGATCTGCCCCAATGACACCTTAGACTGTTAGagctcaaacacaaacagtaaACAGAACCTCCTACATCATGCGCTCTGTGTcataaaatcatttttattgatttggagaCAATGAAGTCTGTCTCATTATGAGGAATCCAGCTGTTGTGTGTTACAGAAGAAAATCAAATCAATTGTCaagacatatttatttttataaatggaCTAATATTAATCAATTTATTGGATATTAACTCTAAAGGCTGCTTTATGGTGCAGCGTCTAATCCACGTGGATTTCCGGCTCGATGCACGTGAAAGCCGGTCAGACTCTCATTTTTTGCAGCCATATGCGTGCTGTGTACGTGCACCTCGGTCGTTTTTTATGCGTTGAATTTCCATTGTAAATAAGGGCTGTTATTGGATGGGCCACATCCAAAATTGGATTGGAGTATAGGATTTgacttgttattttgttttttgattaatGATTGGTTTTGCATTACtaattttggttttgttgatataattttatatttcagtaccaatttgtccatccatccattttcttccgcttatccggggccgggtcgcgggggcagcagtctaagcagggactcccagacttccctcaccccggacacgtcctccagctcctccggtgggaccccaaggcgttcccaggccagccgagagacatagtccctccagcgtgtcctgggtcttccccggggcctcctcccggtgggacatgcccagaacacctccctagggaggcgtccaggaggcatcctgagcagatgcccgagccacctcagctggttcctctcaacgtgtaggagcagcggctctactccgagctcctcccgtgtgaccgagctcctcaccctatccctaagggtgcgcccggccactctgcggaggaaacccatttcatccgcgatcttgtcctttcggtcattacccaaagctcatgaccataggtgagggtaggaacgtagattgactggtaaatcgagagcttcgccttccggctcagctttaccacaacggaccgatacagcgaccgcatcactgcagacgctgcaccgatccgcctgtcaatctcccgctccattcttctctcactcgtgaacaagaccccgagatacttgaactcctccacttggggcagagactcaccacccacccggagagagcaaaccacctttttccggtcgagaaccatggcctcggatttggaggagctgattctcatcccagccgcttcacactcggttgcaaaccaccccagtgcctgctgcaggtcctggctcgaagaagccatcaggacaacatcatctgcaaacagcagagatgaaatcctgtggttcccaaaccaggccccctccggcccctggctgcgcctagaaattctgtccataaatataatgaacagaaccggtgacaaagggcagccctggcggagtccaacatgcaccgggaacaggtctgacttacttacttactggcctcgttgtttctctATTCCCAATTTGTTGTGTTggaaatttatttttgtgtagctAGCCTCAAAAGTCaattaatataaaagaaagaaaagcctTTTAGCATGATTGTCTAAATAAACTTTGTACATTACCACTACATGCCGCCTTCATCCTTTGCTTTGGGAAAAAGTGTGGGtctgggactaaacacctaaactgctCACaatcatattttaaataaatccgCTAAACTTGGCAGTAACTGTGGAttaaagagagtgaggggagtgATTGGCAGGGTATGAGAAATAGTATGATTGGTCTAACACCccaactccgcccctgcagccaggtgttagtcatcagaaacacctggctttaatcaggGAAAGTCATGCATAATGTCACCAGCTACTTGAAATTCTGTGActactgaaggcagcacaaattctgatattttttgaccagaaagctgcaaatgttttagtttgcactaaaattacaAAACCGAACAGTAGATAGTAGATAAAAAaaccatgtacacagtttaatAGCAAAAAAGTCCCACTTCCCGGTGTTACATGAACTCCCGTTACCTCATTCAAAACACAAGCCTCTATCTTTGAAGAAggaaattaaaattcaaataagcCCAACTGTTTGTGAAAACATAAGTCTTCCCGGAGACTGCCTTTAATGCACCTGTCAATGCTGATAGCGCACAGGTTGAGGATGCTGGCCGTGCACATCATGACGTCCAGAGTGAGCAGGATGTCGCAGTGAATGAGGCTGAAGCGCCACTCTCCCACCACctagacacaaacagacatgacATGAATGCTTATGCACCCCACTTGGCCCAAGTCTGACGGTATTTGTAAATTAAATGAGAGATAATGGCAACAAGCCAGGTGGGTGCAGTCATATCTTCAAACGAAAGGTCTACTTAAAAGGACcacctgtaacttttctgtcgaaaggtctaccacctgctcgtctccatgaaaatgaaaaagctTTGACTATTGTTCTACAGGCTgcttgcattaaacttatatccaTGAAGACAATGTCCATAAGTGGACAAAAGTGGAGTCTCTGGTCTATTTCATGTAGAGCTGTGCAATCACTTgcaatcatttttaataaaggtCAAGACTCAAGTCATTTCTAATTATCACTGATCAGCTTGAGGCTTTTTAATTGAGAAGTCCCCAGTCAGCCCTTTGTCAGTAAAGCATGTGGTTAGGCAATTATTAAAGCctatattgtttattgtggaAATTACAAGTTTTCAGTTACatcagaggaggaaaagagtgACAAAAGTCTTTTATCCTGGCAATTTAAATTGTGAGGTTTTCCTGTAGAGCATGATGTATTCTCCTAATCAGCCAGCAAGGACACAAAGAAGAAAATCATTTGAATGTGCTGTCATTAATAATCAGAGGAGTAGTAGCACCAGTACAATTCAGCCCTAAACCTTGAATGAACTTACTGAATGACTTCTCCTTTGCTGTTGAGCAATGTGGTTGTGAAGCTCTAGCTCAAGTACAAGCTGTTTACTGGGTCTTAAAATGCACATGACAAGTTTTCATggttttttctaattattacttggtttggtgggatagtacctgtggtaaatagttataatacttttacatcagtcaaatgtcagtttgtggaaaaaagttgagaaaaaaggttaaaaaaaaaaatgcaggaagATGCACTGAGTTCTAAAAAGAAAACCTCTACCTATTCCAGTCTATTCAAAATGCAGTGACAATAGACACACAAGGATGGCATTTTTTCTGATGGATTAAACATTgatgtaacaaaataaaggtgacctctattaaaaa is part of the Periophthalmus magnuspinnatus isolate fPerMag1 chromosome 16, fPerMag1.2.pri, whole genome shotgun sequence genome and harbors:
- the drd2l gene encoding dopamine receptor D2 like; translated protein: MTFLNESDESPPAPSFTLSLAENNLSVFVSNDPFLSNTASLITSPNCTVPPSLSSPPYNFYAVLLILLIFCVVFGNVLVCVAVSRERALQTTTNYLIVSLAVSDLLLAILVMPWGVYLEVVGEWRFSLIHCDILLTLDVMMCTASILNLCAISIDRYTAVAMPLLYNTRYSSRRRVAVMIAVVWFLSFAISCPLLFGLNNTASRDGTTCSFADPAFVVYSSVASFYVPFIVTLLVYAQICVVLRKRGRRTAPPRRHGLHAAGGPEGAEPHRHRKNKCTQPEDVKLCTLILRPSTAAAPRKKVTLVKEALVHPLELEPGQFLPQTEQTLSPPVAPQTSGHAGRARISLSISVGPSPVLPATVSRSALMPRSATLEDGMRGREGCRERSTGRDKWGLNKDRVRGRLSQQKERKATQMLAIVLGVFIICWLPFFLTHVLKAHCSSCCITPSLYSAVTWLGYLNSAVNPVIYTTFNIEFRKAFIKILHC